In a single window of the Heliangelus exortis chromosome 1, bHelExo1.hap1, whole genome shotgun sequence genome:
- the GEMIN8 gene encoding gem-associated protein 8 codes for MADREPWYSQPVYARYWKHYDLAMRWMRRHQRAYRKAMESFYHLPWHPSAASPSSHYSDWDGYDLPHTQNSSSSYSPRGRARYHGRSRQRTAAHRSSEDADRESEMEEDSESEGEIEYDLSNMEITEELRQFFAQTERHREELRRQQQLEAEDQYVEADQDLHKRMERSVQPPTERPGERRMAEMKKLYGAEAAKIQAMEAAMQLIFDRNCDKKQPKYWPIIPLKL; via the exons ATG GCAGACCGTGAGCCATGGTATTCCCAGCCAGTGTACGCAAGATACTGGAAGCACTATGACTTAGCCATGCGTTGGATGCGGAGACACCAGagagcctacaggaaagccaTGGAGTCCTTTTATCACCTACCGTGGCATccttctgcagcctctccaAGTAGTCACTACTCAGATTGGGATGGGTATGATCTCCCACATACCCAAAACTCTTCTTCCAGCTATAGCCCGCGTGGCAGAGCCCGGTACCATGGGAGATCTCGGCAGCGCACAGCTGCCCACCGAAGCAGCGAGGATGCTGACAGAGAATCCGAAATGGAGGAGGACTCTGAGTCTGAAGGAGAGATAGAATATGACCTGAGTAACATGGAGATCACAGAGGAGCTTCGCCAGTTTTTTGCACAGACAGAGAGGCACCGGGAAGAACTCC ggaggcagcagcagctggaggctgaGGACCAGTATGTGGAGGCTGATCAAGACCTTCACAAGAGGATGGAGCGTTCTGTGCAGCCACCTACAGAAAGACCTGGGGAAAGGCGAATGGCAGAAATGAAGAAACTCTATGGTGCTGAAGCTGCCAAAATCCAGGCAATGGAGGCTGCCATGCAGCTTATCTTTGATAGAAACTGTGACAAAAAGCAGCCCAAATACTGGCCCATCATTCCGCTGAAGTTGTGA